One region of Eupeodes corollae chromosome 1, idEupCoro1.1, whole genome shotgun sequence genomic DNA includes:
- the LOC129942566 gene encoding DNA-dependent metalloprotease SPRTN-like: MPEDRDYLLALEMQKKWNDELPDNDIFEIPDKTPPKQKPKHQEGKYRSNLDADFLNRTDNLVHPQWETLDPTPDSHALFRAFDDKFFNKKLRCVTLEWSKRMYSCAGICYSRRNGLGMAITIRLSEPLLKLRSRKDLVETMLHEMIHAYCFVLGIREGNGGHGPNFKKIMHGINQVAGTNITVYHTFHDEVNVYKTHWWRCNGSCQHRSPFFGYVKRTSNRAPGPNDFWWGQHLNSCGGTFMKIKEPEKPAKKTKQPKSKAIEANNVKSSQPKAKPNNTDLRKFFPPSGTAPRIAGGAIKSNGGGTLLLNPKTKPVSSTVTSTPPSEPPKPQVRSQGNLKNVVGFKDLGEDGAPRTPKAPPREFSMTGKGYSLATSGSCSDLSQVDREVDRNHLRNVWLKRFGSTPSLTEHAKKSEDPDKDDVSGGNAKRRRLSTPADACNEVAFVADEATPKPDWEVIDDDVMVQEVKNTVIDISSSSDEEEGGGDSGEAPRKAMVFADADARQKQIKKEILDESNDLSDGNDEDIVLIDDEYDDNALSTSLELADTSLVDDLFGEDTLLKEFKNENAVMPSCSRYSKNPQNDIITCPICQEKMKRENFSEHLDGCVGIVVKIEYGKNKKNAKPIRAKSSTPKKKSSSLSSSTSTSRKSSKTTSKSREILLSAGYTEEDLENLPTLSEESTLNESSNTEDDLNLSERHRRSNGLYTQTRPCPACCQEVDIEKINEHLDECLEND; the protein is encoded by the exons ATGCCTGAGGACCGAGACTACCTCCTGGCActtgaaatgcaaaaaaaatggaacgacgaactaCCAGACAAT GATATCTTCGAAATCCCGGACAAAACGCcgccaaaacaaaaaccaaaacatcagGAAGGTAAATACCGCTCAAATCTAGATGCAGACTTCCTAAATCGAACTGACAACCTCGTACATCCTCAATGGGAGACCCTCGATCCGACTCCAGATTCACATGCTCTTTTTCGCGCCTTCGATGATAAATTCTTCAACAAGAAACTGCGTTGCGTCACGTTGGAATGGAGCAAGCGGATGTACAGCTGCGCTGGCATTTGCTACTCCAGAAGAAATGGTTTGGGAATGGCCATTACAATCCGACTCAGTGAACCGCTCCTAAAATTGCGCTCGAGGAAAGATCTTGTAGAAACGATGTTG CACGAAATGATTCACGCCTACTGTTTTGTCTTGGGAATCCGGGAGGGAAACGGTGGACATGGCCCAAACTTCAAGAAAATCATGCATGGAATCAACCAAGTGGCAGGAACAAACATCACC GTCTACCATACGTTCCATGACGAAGTGAATGTGTACAAGACTCACTGGTGGCGATGCAATGGCAGCTGCCAGCATCGTTCGCCGTTCTTCGGCTATGTAAAGCGCACTTCCAATCGAGCACCTGGACCAAATGACTTCTGGTGGGGCCAGCATCTCAATTCTTGTGGTGGCACATTCATGAAGATCAAGGAACCTGAGAAACCTGCCAAGAAGACTAAACAACCAAAATCAAAAGCTATCGAGGCCAATAATGTGAAATCATCTCAGCCGAAGGCCAAACCGAACAACACCGATCTCAGGAAGTTCTTCCCTCCCTCTGGAACTGCGCCACGCATTGCTGGAGGAGCGATAAAGAGTAATGGCGGTGGTACGTTACTTCTGAATCCTAAAACCAAGCCAGTGAGTTCCACGGTCACGTCAACTCCTCCAAGTGAACCACCCAAACCTCAAGTTCGCAGCCAAGGAAACCTCAAAAACGTCGTTGGATTCAAGGATTTAG GAGAAGATGGTGCACCACGGACTCCAAAAGCTCCACCAAGAGAATTTTCCATGACTGGAAAGGGTTATTCTCTGGCCACCTCAGGATCTTGCAGTGACCTAAGCCAGGTTGACAGGGAAGTCGATAGAAATCATCTGCGGAATGTCTGGCTGAAGAGATTCGGCAGTACTCCCAGCCTCACCGAACACGCCAAGAAATCCGAAGACCCCGATAAAGATGATGTGTCGGGCGGCAACGCTAAACGCCGACGTCTGTCCACACCCGCAGATGCGTGCAATGAAGTTGCCTTTGTTGCAGATGAAGCTACACCGAAGCCTGATTGGGAGGTCATTGACGATGACGTCATGGTTCAGGAAGTGAAGAATACCGTCATTGATATATCGTCCTCATCCGATGAGGAGGAGGGAGGTGGTGATTCTGGAGAGGCTCCTCGCAAGGCAATGGTGTTCGCCGATGCCGATGCCCGACAGAAGCAAATCAAGAAGGAAATTCTCGATGAGAGCAACGATCTGTCCGATGGGAACGATGAAGACATTGTTCTCATTGACGATGAGTACGATGACAATGCGCTATCCACGTCCCTTGAACTGGCCGACACATCGCTGGTGGACGATTTGTTCGGGGAGGACACTCTCCTAAAGGAGTTCAAAAACGAGAATGCTGTGATGCCCTCCTGCTCACGCTACTCCAAAAATCCCCAGAATGACATCATCACGTGCCCCATCTGCCAGGAGAAGATGAAGCGCGAGAACTTCTCCGAacatctcgatggctgtgtgggaatagttgtcaaaattgaatatGGCAAGAATAAGAAGAATGCTAAGCCGATAAGGGCGAAAAGTTCCACACCGAAAAAAAAGTCGTCATCGCTTTCTTCGTCGACATCGACGTCTAGGAAATCATCGAAGACTACGTCGAAGTCGAGGGAGATTCTTCTGTCTGCCGGCTACACAGAGGAGGATCTTGAAAATCTTCCAACACTAAGTGAGGAATCAACCCTCAACGAAAGTTCAAATACCGAGGATGATTTGAATTTAAGCGAGAGACACAGACGCTCGAATGGATTGTACACGCAGACTCGGCCATGTCCCGCGTGTTGTCAGGAAGTGGACattgaaaaaatcaatgaacATCTCGATGAGTGCTTGGAAAAtgattaa